One genomic window of Mycosarcoma maydis chromosome 20, whole genome shotgun sequence includes the following:
- a CDS encoding putative zinc metallo-protease, which translates to MLSLVQDKIAFLQSALDDPAIQWKKLVLALLWLVYAFETLLSLRQYRLYSLETPPATLASHVDLDTFKKSQVYGRDKARFGFFSSAVSQLISVALVHYDIYAWSWTLAGTILTHFGQSDSEIPRSIVWMVIMFVIREVPGMPLTLYRNFVIEERHGFNKMTIRTFVTDTLKEWMLGFVIGVPLISALLWIIRWAGSAFVSYVVVFLFSFQMIAMVLYPTVIQPLFNKLTPLPQGALRDRVVALATSLKFPLKHIYVIDGSKRSSHSNAYFFGVIPGGNKHIVIFDTLIEKSSADEIEAVLAHELGHYANNDPTKLLVLSQVQIWFTMSLFTLFINNVSLYRSFGFQVGPSLLEKVAGTRSSQLLNYLPVIIGLELFQLVLNPTDALVKFLLNSAIRRMEYAADRFAATLTRPGPTRSELAAAAEFNADSHNAAVKVDPNQKQEYVDLLGRALIKLHVHNLSTMHHDPLFSAYHYSHPTLAERLDALQALRPHLKKHK; encoded by the coding sequence ATGCTTTCCCTCGTCCAGGACAAGATTGCGTTTCTGCAGTCAGCGCTCGATGACCCGGCGATTCAGTGGAAGAAGCTCGTTCTTGCACTCTTATGGCTCGTGTACGCTTTCGAGACACTCCTCTCACTTCGACAGTACCGCCTTTACAGCCTGGAAACTCCTCCTGCCACGCTTGCCAGCCATGTCGATTTGGACACCTTCAAGAAATCACAGGTGTATGGCAGAGACAAAGCACGTTTtggcttcttctcgtctGCTGTGAGCCAGCTAATCAGCGTCGCGCTCGTACATTACGACATCTATGCTTGGAGCTGGACGCTTGCCGGCACTATCCTCACTCACTTTGGCCAGAGCGATAGCGAAATTCCGCGGTCGATCGTGTGGATGGTGATCATGTTTGTGATTCGAGAGGTGCCAGGCATGCCACTCACCCTGTACCGCAACTTTGTCATCGAAGAACGACACGGTTTCAACAAGATGACCATCCGCACCTTTGTAACAGACACACTCAAAGAGTGGATGCTTGGATTCGTCATTGGCGTGCCACTCATCTCTGCTTTGCTGTGGATCATCCGATGGGCTGGATCGGCGTTCGTATCGTACGTCGTCGTTTTCCTCTTTAGCTTTCAGATGATCGCAATGGTTCTCTATCCAACCGTCATCCAGCCGCTGTTCAACAAGCTCACTCCGTTGCCCCAGGGTGCTCTTCGAGATCGTGTCGTAGCACTTGCAACGTCACTCAAATTCCCTCTGAAGCACATCTACGTGATTGATGGCAGTAAACGCTCGTCTCACTCGAATGCCTACTTTTTCGGCGTGATTCCCGGCGGCAACAAGCACATTGTCATCTTTGATACACTCATCGAAAAGTCGAGCGCggacgagatcgaagcgGTGCTGGCGCACGAGCTAGGCCACTACGCCAACAACGACCCTACCAAGCTTCTCGTCCTGTCGCAAGTACAGATCTGGTTCACCATGAGTCTCTTTACGCTGTTCATCAACAACGTTTCGCTCTACCGGTCGTTTGGCTTCCAGGTAGGCCCTTCGCTTCTTGAAAAGGTGGCAGGAACGCGCtcgtcgcagctgctcaactATCTTCCTGTGATTATTGGTTTGGAGTTGTTTCAGCTCGTGCTGAATCCGACGGATGCTCTGGTCAAGTTCCTCCTCAACTCGGCGATTCGCAGGATGGAGTATGCTGCCGATCGGTTCGCTGCGACGCTGACTCGACCTGGTCCTACCCGGTCTGAACTGGCTGCGGCCGCCGAATTCAACGCTGACAGCCACAATGCTGCAGTCAAGGTGGATCCAAATCAGAAACAAGAGTatgtcgatctgcttggtAGGGCGCTTATCAAGCTGCATGTGCACAACCTTTCCACGATGCATCACGATCCTCTCTTTTCAGCCTACCACTACTCACATCCCACGTTGGCCGAGCGACTTGACGCTCTGCAAGCTCTACGACCCCATCTCAAAAAGCACAAGTAG
- a CDS encoding uncharacterized protein (related to C2H2 zinc finger protein), with protein MARKESSSSEMRYTCDQPGCTKSYSRPDHLLRHKLNHDQARVLCCNQCDRTFVRQDLLVRHLERHALRGKTLGRWSNRNKDANDDHLHDKAASSSSPTKSASASNKQRKPSAASRSSRRSHVHLNRQHDRLSDDDDADDADADADADADDNSDRNDPDSDQQIHPNHLPTNPTHLASTQHLASPPWSNLTAAPLVTSTSHAPPLSSAPAPYGSAAAWSNNPPMSPPATRPLHAYPADTSSYRSAAADAPHDAKPSVSGFATQTPSTPNHAAYPPPPYRNESIWPDASAQPDLRSEYVQNNHSAATAAAADAQAAAPFRWIPGASTSSHPSAGSYAPPPSASYMAAWNDASRDATRPDAAMPLADLEPPAAIPAVARPPSTLPPPNQDIFPFAPPIVDHTADFGWLFDGVDPFGGSNFGGSVGRATTAGSNARGPHSQTSAFSPSSSDGLGGFLGNIHGSHNSVPPSGTAADASSFGRGMSSDGILLSGSEVETPNALEDLAYFATLQADIPSRVTYHLDPVAHHRLLIFLQSVSELPNSPLFTPSALRCYIYLFFVKFNRLYPLIHEPTFAASTTDPMLLSAIVVIGAHFAGLPAHELAVRIAQKIWGAVVSLEDFRPARATLPMLQALVLTECFGKLMSTRPQHEMAHLFHNFIITLARRNAVFNASTPSQAHFDDSEESWRSWAREEEKKRIALFEFMLDAQHATIFRHIPSLSAFQVQLNLPCSDDEWNKTTPEAWHRFRKRPSYKPPGPFIPALKACLSPAKTPQELDAFPRFVLLHGLMSIAYDLQWKQNVLLGAESSPGGSRAPDNGIGNWKDRLSAAYSSLQARMDIAYIKADEESSTRLIHRATPSLVTAAQIALFADIIDIQIYAGLPSVLGRFIDRATFNTSRRSVKEWARTTDGRTAVWYAVNFLRTSLLGAGTESYGTIQTFKAVTSATAAADEVRNKEARPIYPGTCDAETSASIAASSAARKASDRETGLDEALHHRWCQYLCALVIWAYGHALTIPRVASTAGETNHQVAAGAGASGSATATRPGSAHHNTSTSLSSSIPNSPGALHGQISAERTRIGGDARIIEALTSRPSAPPPMKPEGIDFLERMSTKTADDIAHVDCKCYTRAVLEMVEREVRASRWELGREASGVLRKLISNHQLPVWNRSSSAGLADPMSRRNDSSSLMIQQASRSTALNEDSDGRGASTGSILGISALTSPATKMSSLPERLVSSPHVTGIAGSAGPPRPAI; from the coding sequence ATGGCTCGCAAAGAATCGTCGTCCTCCGAGATGAGGTACACCTGTGATCAGCCAGGCTGTACCAAGAGTTACTCGCGTCCTGACCATCTCCTCCGTCACAAGCTCAACCACGATCAGGCGCGCGTTCTCTGCTGCAACCAATGCGACCGTACTTTTGTCCGTCAAGATCTTCTCGTACGCCACCTTGAGAGGCATGCCCTCCGCGGCAAGACCCTCGGTAGATGGTCCAACCGTAACAAGGACGCCAATGACGACCACCTACATGACAAAgccgcctcctcctcatctcCCACCAAgtctgcttctgcctctAACAAGCAACGCAAACCTTCCGCTGCTTCTCGCTCCAGCCGCCGTTCCCATGTCCATCTCAACCGACAACATGATCGCCTttccgacgacgacgacgcagacgacgctgatgccgatgctgacgctgacgcCGACGACAACAGCGACCGCAACGATCCAGACTCGGATCAACAGATTCACCCCAACCACTTACCCACTAATCCCACCCACCTCGCCTCAACACAGCATCTTGCATCTCCTCCTTGGTCAAACCTTACTGCTGCTCCCCTCGTTACGTCCACCTCGCATGCTCCACCACTCTCGtctgcacctgcaccaTATGGCTCAGCCGCCGCCTGGTCCAACAACCCTCCCATGTCGCCTCCCGCAACGCGTCCCTTACACGCATATCCTGCAGATACCTCCTCTTATCGCTCGGCAGCCGCAGATGCTCCCCACGATGCCAAGCCTTCTGTGTCTGGTTTTGCCACTCAAACCCCCTCCACACCCAACCACGCCGCCTACCCTCCGCCACCGTATCGTAACGAGTCGATCTGGCCCGACGCATCTGCGCAGCCCGATCTACGATCAGAGTACGTTCAAAACAACCAttctgctgccactgctgctgctgccgatgctcAGGCTGCCGCTCCATTTCGATGGATTCCCGGCGCTTCTACATCCAGTCACCCATCCGCAGGTAGCTATGCTCCACCTCCATCCGCATCCTACATGGCTGCCTGGAACGATGCCTCACGTGACGCCACACGTCCAGATGCCGCCATGCCATTGGCTGACCTTGAACCCCCTGCCGCCATACCGGCCGTTGCCCGGCCGCCCTCCACCCTTCCACCCCCCAATCAGGACATATTCCCGTTTGCGCCACCCATTGTCGACCACACCGCTGACTTTGGCTGGCTCTTTGACGGCGTCGATCCCTTTGGCGGCTCCAACTTTGGCGGCAGTGTCGGCCGAGCTACCACTGCTGGCAGCAACGCACGCGGTCCGCACTCGCAAACTTCCGCGTtctcgccaagcagctccgACGGCCTCGGAGGCTTTCTTGGAAACATACATGGCTCTCACAACAGTGTACCTCCATCCGGCACTGCAGCCGACGCCTCCAGCTTCGGACGTGGCATGAGCTCTGACGGTATCCTCTTGTCCGGCAGCGAAGTCGAAACCCCCAACGCCCTCGAAGATCTCGCCTACTTTGCAACCCTTCAAGCCGATATTCCCAGCCGAGTTACCTATCATCTCGATCCCGTCGCGCACCACCGACTTCTCATCTTTCTCCAATCCGTCAGCGAGCTTCCCAATTCGCCCCTTTTTACGCCATCTGCTCTCAGATGCTACATCTATCTCTTCTTTGTCAAGTTCAATCGCCTCTATCCGCTCATTCACGAGCCCACCTTTGCAGCTAGCACCACCGACCCAATGCTTTTGAGCGCCATCGTCGTGATTGGAGCGCATTTTGCAGGTCTACCCGCTCATGAGCTCGCCGTTCGCATCGCTCAAAAGATCTGGGGCGCCGTAGTCAGTCTCGAGGATTTTCGTCCAGCACGAGCCACGCTGCCCATGCTCCAGGCGCTCGTCCTCACCGAATGCTTTGGCAAGCTGATGAGTACTCGTCCCCAACACGAGATGGCACACCTCTTCCACAACTTTATCATCACTCTTGCCCGCAGAAACGCCGTCTTCAACGCCAGCACCCCCAGCCAAGCTCACTTTGACGACTCGGAAGAATCTTGGAGAAGCTGGGCTAGAGAGGAGGAAAAAAAGCGAATCGCTCTATTCGAATTCAtgctcgatgcgcagcaCGCCACCATCTTTCGACACATTCCTTCGCTCTCTGCTTTCCAGGTTCAGCTCAACTTGCCctgcagcgacgacgagtggAACAAAACCACGCCCGAAGCTTGGCACAGATTCCGCAAGCGTCCAAGCTACAAGCCTCCCGGCCCATTCATTCCGGCGCTCAAGGCGTGCCTCAGCCCTGCCAAGACGCCCCAGGAGCTTGACGCCTTTCCACGCTTTGTGCTTTTGCACGGCCTGATGAGCATTGCTTACGATCTTCAATGGAAACAGAACGTCTTGCTAGGTGCAGAGTCGTCTCCAGGCGGTAGTCGAGCCCCCGACAATGGCATCGGCAACTGGAAAGACCGTCTCTCAGCAGCTTACTCTTCTTTGCAAGCCCGCATGGACATTGCTTACATCAAGGCAGATGAAGAGTCGAGCACACGCCTCATCCACCGCGCCACTCCAAGTCTTGTTACCGCAGCTCAAATTGCTTTGTTTGCCGATATCATCGACATTCAGATCTACGCCGGTCTGCCCTCAGTGCTTGGCCGCTTCATCGATCGCGCTACCTTCAATACCTCACGCCGGTCGGTCAAGGAATGGGCGCGTACCACCGATGGTCGAACCGCCGTCTGGTACGCCGTCAATTTCTTGCGCACTTCTCTTCTAGGCGCCGGCACGGAATCGTACGGCACCATCCAGACGTTCAAGGCCGTTACTTCTGCTACCGCAGCCGCCGATGAGGTCCGTAACAAGGAGGCAAGGCCAATCTATCCTGGCACGTGCGATGCAGAGACCAGCGCTAGTATTGCGGCCTCCTCAGCTGCGCGCAAAGCTTCTGACCGCGAAACTGGTCTAGACGAGGCCTTGCACCATCGCTGGTGCCAATATCTATGCGCTCTCGTCATATGGGCCTACGGCCATGCCTTGACTATCCCGCGTGTCGCTTCCACTGCCGGTGAAACAAACCACCAAGTCGCCGCTGGAGCGGGGGCGTCCGGCTCGGCTACCGCAACGAGACCTGGATCTGCACACCACAATACTAGCacaagcttgagctcgtccatCCCCAATTCGCCTGGCGCGTTGCACGGACAGATCTCGGCCGAAAGAACTCGGATCGGAGGCGACGCCAGGATCATTGAAGCTTTGACCTCGCGCCCGTctgcaccaccaccaatgAAACCAGAGGGCATCGACTTTTTGGAACGCATGTCTACCAAGACAGCAGACGACATTGCACATGTCGACTGCAAATGCTACACACGTGCCGTGCTAGAGATGGTGGAAAGAGAGGTGAGGGCATCACGCTGGGAGCTCGGACGTGAAGCGTCTGGGGTGTTGCGAAAGCTGATCTCTAATCATCAATTACCCGTGTGGAATCGATCAAGCAGCGCTGGACTTGCCGATCCTATGTCGCGCAGAAACGATTCGTCATCGCTAATGATCCAGCAGGCATCGAGATCCACGGCCCTCAACGAGGATTCCGACGGCCGAGGAGCATCAACCGGCTCGATTCTCGGGATTTCCGCACTCACCTCGCCTGCAACGAAAATGTCTTCCCTTCCCGAGCGCCTCGTGTCAAGCCCGCACGTGACAGGTATCGCTGGCTCAGCTGGTCCACCAAGACCCGCAATTTAG
- a CDS encoding uncharacterized protein (related to PTC7 type 2C protein phosphatase (C-terminal fragment)): PLQRRRDVRFPSADYVPLWNLSTTSSPLEHCIETLSICPTSPSSPPTFRPYSLRIPINLLDSTSPTTHARLDTLGSSAFSSLTPSVSDTSRVLPLAHPFIHDADSADDTNTSAWQPSSSSSNSSRSSHSSSSSSSSRPPTPSLSARPNLATSTAQQDSSGNHGSGSSTPTQNNSLSPYQIESALLGPSSLLTTAARGNYQQRRGAAAPACPQSSETDHPAPLWTGSVASPKHRTLHYSFEHGAYGIPKRHPWAAVRGNGKRVQSPPKPAARSGAVGMLAAAADFLTGSASASAPATPKQKLGGETLVAQDGRRLGLNSPIREHGRIVQDRLQSVQVGEDAYFLRPDSIGVADGVGGWASRAGADPALFSRLLMHFCAAELSKFDDLSADELAAHGGKKLREWDQLDPVEVMHVAWERCVRASRREGILGSSTALLAVLRGDELRIANLGDCVLLIIRAGELLFRSTEQQHSFNFPVQLGMMGHTAESVTIAANRTLARDGFLQSGASDDLDDNAPNPLGTSTAESMDEARKSLSQASAATDGEDAEEADWDEPRRDAGRWTVKVQTGDIIIVGSDGLVDNLFDEDIVEEVLKFAPPPTSSQSIPEHDLASLENGNRTIEGQHDYRLPDDFCPQLVSEALCSRAKAVSEDSRAVSSPFQQRAMEEGLHYVGGKHDDISVVVAVVGDPSERLNRASYPVVSDQDSSVPAQAGASRR, encoded by the coding sequence AGCCTCTTCAGAGACGTCGAGATGTACGCTTCCCTTCCGCCGATTATGTGCCACTCTGGAATCTGTCAACCACCTCAAGCCCGCTCGAGCACTGCATCGAGACTCTCTCAATCTGTCCCACTTCCCCCTCCAGTCCTCCAACCTTTCGCCCATATTCCCTTCGGATTCCCATCAATCTGCTCGACTCTACCTCTCCCACCACCCATGCACGCCTCGACACCCTTGGCTCCTCGGCTTTCAGCAGCTTGACTCCAAGCGTCTCTGACACCTCCAGGGTGCTCCCGTTGGCCCATCCTTTCATCCACGATGCCGACTCGGCCGACGACACCAACACGTCGGCATGGCAgccatcttcctcctcgtccaacTCATCCCGTTCCTCCCAcagctcctcttcgtcctcttcctcccGTCCACCTACTCCATCCCTTTCTGCACGCCCAAACCtcgccacctcgaccgcaCAGCAGGATTCGTCCGGCAACCACGGCAGTGGATCCAGTACGCCCACGCAAAACAattctctctctccctaTCAGATCGAGAGTGCACTTCTTGGCCCCTCCTCGCTCCTAACCACAGCCGCACGAGGTAACTACCAACAGCGTCGCGGTGCCGCCGCACCGGCGTGTCCCCAATCATCCGAAACCGACCACCCGGCTCCCCTCTGGACCGGCTCGGTCGCTTCACCAAAGCATCGCACGCTCCACTACTCGTTTGAGCACGGCGCCTATGGAATCCCCAAACGCCATCCCTGGGCAGCTGTTCGCGGCAATGGCAAGCGCGTCCAATCACCCCCTAAGCCAGCTGCCCGCTCAGGCGCCGTAGGCATGCtagctgcggctgctgacTTTCTTACCGGCTCTGCATCCGCTTCGGCTCCAGCAACGCCCAAACAGAAGCTAGGTGGCGAAACGCTCGTCGCACAGGATGGTCGTCGCCTTGGCCTCAATTCGCCCATTCGTGAGCACGGTCGCATCGTACAGGATCGATTGCAATCCGTCCAGGTTGGCGAAGACGCTTACTTCCTGCGTCCCGACTCCATCGGTGTAGCAGATGGTGTCGGAGGCTGGGCCTCGCGCGCCGGAGCTGATCCAGCCCTCTTCTCCCGCCTTCTCATGCACTTCTGCGCTGCAGAACTTAGCAAATTCGACGATCTTAGCGCAGATGAATTGGCCGCTCACGGTGGTAAGAAGCTGCGCGAGTGGGACCAACTCGACCCTGTCGAAGTCATGCACGTGGCCTGGGAGCGATGCGTCCGCGCATCACGGCGTGAAGGCATCCTCGGTTCATCAACCGCGCTACTTGCCGTTCTTCGAGGAGACGAGCTTCGCATCGCCAACCTGGGCGACTGCGTTCTGCTCATCATCCGCGCAGGCGAGCTTCTCTTCCGTTCCACCGAGCAACAACATTCCTTCAACTTTCCCGTTCAGCTAGGCATGATGGGTCACACCGCAGAGAGCGTCACCATCGCAGCCAATCGCACCCTTGCCCGCGATGGCTTCCTACAGTCTGGCGCTTCCGACGATTTGGACGATAACGCTCCTAACCCGCTCGGCACCTCCACAGCCGAATCCATGGATGAAGCACGTAAGAGCCTATCACAAGCATCTGCGGCCACCGATGGCGAAGACGCCGAAGAGGCTGACTGGGATGAGCCGCGTCGTGACGCTGGTCGATGGACTGTCAAGGTGCAAACAGGTGACATCATCATTGTAGGCAGCGACGGTTTAGTGGACAATCTCTTTGACGAAGACATTGTAGAGGAGGTGCTCAAGTTTGCTCCGCCGCCTACCTCGTCCCAATCCATTCCCGAACATGACCTAGCCTCGCTCGAAAACGGCAATCGCACCATAGAGGGACAGCACGACTACCGCCTGCCAGACGACTTTTGCCCACAGCTGGTCTCTGAGGCGCTCTGTTCTCGTGCCAAGGCGGTTTCTGAAGATTCGCGAGCCGTCAGCTCTCCCTTCCAACAGCGCGCCATGGAGGAAGGTCTACATTATGTAGGTGGCAAGCACGATGACATCTCGGTCGTCGTTGCCGTTGTGGGTGATCCCTCGGAACGCCTCAATCGGGCTAGTTACCCCGTCGTATCCGATCAGGACAGCTCAGTTCCGGCGCAAGCAGGGGCATCTAGGCGCTGA